A region from the Bactrocera dorsalis isolate Fly_Bdor chromosome 1, ASM2337382v1, whole genome shotgun sequence genome encodes:
- the LOC125775965 gene encoding Down syndrome cell adhesion molecule-like protein Dscam2, with amino-acid sequence MQTLNLVKTANLICCISGFPKQCVIWLSQPLLSGACVRLLSTVHRDVSGYCENDVESAQATAKLRLGGVPYVRMMPKLSTVAEKSSFLKCPVAGYPIDSIITEKDGVRMPMKNVFKTAPYSSRMCNVPPIRQPRLTLLATNPTTRRNGRWR; translated from the exons ATGCAAACATTGAATCTTGTCAAAACCGCAAACTTG ATTTGCTGCATTTCGGGCTTCCCAAAACAGTGTGTTATTTGGCTCAGTCAGCCACTGCTTTCCGGCGCATGCGTCCGTCTACTCTCCACAGTGCACAGAGATGTATCAGGGTATTGTGAAAATGATGTGGAGTCGGCCCAAGCCACAGCGAAATTGCGACTAGGAG GTGTGCCATATGTGCGCATGATGCCGAAGCTATCTACTGTGGCGGAAAAGTCCTCTTTTCTCAAATGCCCTGTGGCAGGATATCCAATCGACAGCATCATCACAGAGAAAG ATGGCGTCAGAATGCCAATGAAGAATGTGTTCAAAACGGCTCCCTACTCATCGAGAATGTGCAACGTACCGCCGATCAGGCAACCTAGACTTACATTGCTCGCAACAAACCCAACTACACGGCGGAACGGACGGTGGAGGTGA